The Clostridiaceae bacterium HFYG-1003 genome includes a window with the following:
- the mltG gene encoding endolytic transglycosylase MltG has product MKKVLVTLLIVILLLGGTIFGSLYVYHSNAGAPLQGASDPLSILVRDQESLYQVVDQLAADGVLKNAWLSKLYYRLSGLNLDIEPGRHEVALTGSLKDLLDALKQENLDNVRVTLPEGFTIANMAARFDKSGLVTKDEFLNAVEAFTPPNYVPVKGERRYRMEGYLKPDTYTFARGTTADAIVAKLSAEFDRNLKAILDQSGRTNITSADYDAIINKAAMIERETNNADERALVASVIENRLAIDMKLQLDATILYALGVDSKAVTNQDMRLESPFSTYHVKGLPAGPICNPSTDSIRAVLAPATTDYIYYVLNPQTGKHFFTASYDEFLAKKKEFNGGGSTTPVTTPGTQPVETEPQNPYPGPVGLPFEVLPATKPSQTAAPATTTPSVP; this is encoded by the coding sequence GTGAAAAAAGTACTCGTAACCTTGTTGATCGTCATACTCCTTCTGGGGGGAACTATTTTTGGTTCCCTCTACGTCTATCATTCCAATGCCGGTGCTCCCCTGCAGGGGGCTTCAGATCCACTGTCCATTCTGGTGCGGGATCAGGAGTCGCTCTATCAGGTCGTGGATCAGCTGGCGGCAGACGGTGTGCTGAAAAATGCCTGGCTGAGCAAGCTCTACTACCGGCTGTCCGGGCTGAATCTGGACATCGAGCCGGGCCGGCATGAAGTGGCTCTGACCGGATCGCTGAAGGATCTTCTGGATGCCCTGAAGCAGGAAAATCTGGACAATGTCCGGGTTACGCTGCCCGAAGGGTTTACCATTGCCAATATGGCAGCCCGATTCGACAAGTCGGGCCTCGTTACGAAAGATGAATTTCTGAACGCAGTGGAAGCGTTCACCCCGCCGAACTATGTGCCGGTCAAGGGCGAACGGCGCTACCGAATGGAAGGATATTTGAAACCTGACACCTATACCTTCGCCAGAGGGACAACGGCGGATGCCATCGTTGCCAAGCTCAGCGCGGAGTTCGACCGGAATCTGAAGGCCATCCTGGACCAGAGCGGTCGGACGAACATCACGAGCGCGGATTACGATGCCATCATCAACAAGGCAGCCATGATCGAACGGGAGACCAACAATGCTGATGAACGCGCCCTGGTCGCGTCGGTCATTGAAAACCGGCTGGCCATCGACATGAAGCTGCAGCTGGACGCGACCATCCTGTATGCCCTGGGCGTGGATTCCAAGGCGGTCACCAACCAGGACATGCGCCTGGAGAGCCCGTTCAGCACCTATCATGTCAAAGGCCTGCCGGCCGGTCCGATCTGCAATCCATCCACGGACTCCATCCGGGCCGTCCTGGCGCCGGCTACCACGGACTACATCTACTATGTTCTGAATCCTCAGACAGGCAAACATTTCTTCACCGCTTCCTATGATGAGTTCCTGGCAAAAAAGAAAGAATTTAACGGCGGCGGGTCGACCACCCCGGTGACCACGCCCGGTACCCAGCCGGTCGAGACCGAGCCCCAGAATCCTTATCCGGGACCGGTTGGGCTGCCCTTTGAAGTGCTGCCCGCTACGAAGCCGTCCCAGACGGCAGCGCCGGCCACCACCACTCCATCAGTACCCTAG
- a CDS encoding O-methyltransferase, with protein sequence MSITDPQTKQYLREIAALKGDPRLTALEEYASRRFIPIIHKEAADCLLYFLRTQKAGRVLELGAAMGYSAIVMAGASPEITIDTIERDPGMIALARQNIKAFGLDDRITLHEGDILQVLDDLTGPYDFVFIDAGKSHYREYLEKILQLISPGAMIICDNILVRGLIAHEGVERKHSTIIMNMRQFIEEVSQDERFHSMVLPVGDGLLIIKCKE encoded by the coding sequence ATGAGCATCACGGATCCACAAACAAAACAATATCTCCGGGAAATCGCCGCGCTCAAAGGCGACCCCAGGCTCACCGCCCTCGAAGAGTATGCCTCGCGCCGCTTCATTCCCATCATCCACAAGGAAGCGGCCGATTGTCTGCTCTATTTTTTGCGTACGCAGAAAGCCGGACGCGTTCTGGAACTGGGTGCAGCCATGGGGTACTCCGCCATTGTCATGGCCGGAGCATCCCCTGAAATAACGATCGATACCATTGAGCGGGACCCCGGCATGATTGCCCTGGCCCGGCAGAATATCAAGGCCTTCGGTCTGGATGATCGCATCACTCTGCACGAGGGGGACATCCTCCAGGTGCTGGACGATCTGACCGGTCCCTATGACTTTGTCTTCATCGATGCCGGCAAGAGCCATTATCGCGAGTACCTGGAAAAAATTTTGCAGCTGATCTCACCCGGGGCGATGATCATCTGCGACAACATTCTGGTTCGAGGTCTGATTGCGCACGAAGGCGTGGAGCGCAAGCACTCCACCATTATCATGAACATGCGGCAGTTTATCGAGGAGGTTTCTCAGGACGAGCGGTTCCATTCCATGGTGCTGCCGGTGGGAGACGGACTTCTCATTATCAAATGTAAGGAATAA
- a CDS encoding IreB family regulatory phosphoprotein, translated as MEKKDNLQNTMQFEDFKKDKVTLTKEILSEVYQSLSEKGYNPVNQMVGYLISGDPTYITNYNGARALIRKLERDEILEEVLRTYLDIE; from the coding sequence ATGGAAAAGAAAGATAATCTACAGAACACCATGCAGTTTGAGGACTTCAAAAAGGATAAAGTTACTTTAACAAAAGAGATCCTGTCTGAAGTGTATCAGTCCTTGTCTGAGAAAGGATACAACCCTGTAAACCAGATGGTGGGCTATTTGATCTCCGGAGACCCTACTTACATTACCAATTATAATGGAGCCAGGGCACTGATCCGAAAACTGGAACGCGACGAAATATTGGAAGAAGTTTTAAGGACTTACCTGGATATTGAGTGA
- a CDS encoding transcriptional repressor yields MKINESGYVDNLKTMLREAGAKLTPQRLTILDVIIQQEGKHLTIEEIYNKVKEVKAETGVATVYRTILLFEELGIVKKLGKH; encoded by the coding sequence ATGAAAATTAACGAAAGCGGTTATGTGGATAACCTCAAGACTATGCTGCGCGAAGCCGGGGCCAAGCTGACCCCGCAGCGCCTGACCATCCTGGATGTCATCATCCAGCAGGAAGGGAAGCATCTGACCATCGAAGAGATCTACAACAAGGTCAAGGAAGTTAAGGCGGAGACGGGCGTAGCCACGGTCTACCGCACGATCCTGCTCTTCGAGGAACTGGGCATCGTCAAGAAATTAGGGAAACACTGA
- a CDS encoding ribonuclease J produces MWNKPRPEAVNFTVSNPSDKDIVRIIPLGGLDEIGKNMTAIEYRDEIVVIDCGLKFPEDEMLGIDSVIPDVTFLKNNLHKVKGFFITHGHEDHIGALPHILKEVNVPVYSTRLTLGLIEVKLREHNIFNKVKLQTVKPRDIVRFNHISVEFIKTNHSIADASALAIHTAAGVLIHTGDFKVDLTPVAGDVIDLARFAELGTQGVLALMADSTNAERPGYTQSESTIGNSFEKLFMEAKGRIIVATFSSNIDRIQQVIGAALKTNRKMVFNGRSMENNVNVARELGYLDIDDRSIVPVDEIKRFRDDQLVIMTTGSQGEPMAALSRMALGEHRKIQIQPNDTVILSSHPIPGNEKGIFKTINLLYKLGAEVIYDSKEDVHVSGHACQEELKLIQALVKPKYFIPVHGEYRMLKIHSDLARKMGMESKNILIPETGDILELSQTSLRKNGKVQSGQILVDGLGVGDVGSIVLRDRKHLSEDGMVTVVVTVDMTSGTVIAGPDLISRGFVFIKEAEQLMEDSRIIVRNLLTEAEGTRLKNTEFVKNQIREQLRNFLFRRTKRSPMIMPIIMEI; encoded by the coding sequence ATGTGGAACAAGCCAAGACCGGAAGCGGTAAACTTCACGGTATCCAATCCCAGCGACAAGGACATTGTCCGGATCATTCCCCTGGGAGGACTGGATGAAATCGGCAAGAACATGACCGCCATTGAGTACCGGGATGAGATCGTCGTCATCGACTGCGGCCTGAAGTTCCCGGAAGACGAGATGCTGGGCATCGATAGCGTCATTCCGGACGTCACCTTCCTGAAGAACAATCTTCATAAGGTCAAAGGCTTCTTCATCACCCACGGCCATGAGGATCATATTGGAGCGCTGCCCCATATCCTCAAGGAAGTGAATGTACCGGTCTACAGCACCCGGCTTACCCTGGGACTCATTGAGGTTAAACTGCGCGAGCACAACATCTTCAATAAGGTGAAGCTGCAGACGGTTAAGCCGCGGGATATCGTGCGCTTCAACCACATCAGCGTGGAGTTCATCAAAACCAACCACTCCATCGCCGACGCGTCGGCTCTGGCGATTCATACCGCCGCCGGCGTTCTGATTCATACCGGCGACTTCAAGGTTGATCTGACCCCGGTAGCCGGTGATGTCATCGACCTGGCCCGCTTTGCCGAGCTGGGAACTCAGGGCGTTCTGGCCCTGATGGCAGACTCCACCAACGCGGAGCGGCCCGGATACACGCAGTCGGAAAGCACCATCGGCAACAGCTTTGAAAAACTGTTCATGGAAGCGAAGGGCCGCATCATCGTAGCAACCTTCTCCTCCAACATCGACCGGATTCAGCAGGTCATCGGCGCGGCCCTCAAGACGAACCGCAAGATGGTCTTCAACGGCCGATCCATGGAGAACAATGTCAACGTGGCCCGTGAACTGGGCTATCTGGACATCGATGATCGAAGCATCGTGCCGGTGGACGAAATCAAGCGCTTCCGTGACGATCAGCTGGTCATCATGACCACGGGCAGCCAGGGCGAACCCATGGCCGCTTTGTCCCGGATGGCACTGGGCGAACACCGCAAGATTCAGATTCAGCCCAATGACACCGTCATCCTGTCGTCTCATCCCATTCCGGGAAATGAGAAGGGGATCTTCAAGACGATCAACCTCCTGTACAAACTGGGAGCCGAGGTCATCTACGATTCCAAGGAAGACGTTCATGTTTCGGGACATGCCTGCCAGGAGGAGCTCAAACTCATCCAGGCGCTGGTCAAGCCCAAGTACTTCATTCCGGTTCACGGGGAGTACCGCATGCTGAAGATCCATTCGGATCTGGCCAGGAAAATGGGGATGGAATCCAAAAACATTCTGATTCCGGAAACCGGTGACATCCTTGAACTGTCCCAGACCAGCCTGCGCAAGAACGGCAAGGTTCAGTCCGGCCAGATTCTGGTGGACGGCCTCGGCGTCGGCGATGTCGGCAGCATTGTGCTGCGTGACCGCAAGCATCTGTCCGAAGACGGCATGGTTACGGTGGTTGTGACGGTCGATATGACTTCCGGCACCGTGATTGCGGGCCCGGACCTGATCTCCCGCGGCTTTGTCTTCATCAAGGAGGCCGAGCAGCTGATGGAGGATTCCCGGATTATCGTCCGCAACCTTCTGACGGAAGCCGAAGGCACCCGCCTGAAGAATACGGAGTTCGTGAAGAACCAGATCCGCGAACAGCTGCGGAACTTCCTGTTCCGCCGCACCAAGCGCAGTCCGATGATCATGCCGATCATCATGGAAATTTAG
- a CDS encoding IS5 family transposase, with amino-acid sequence MKQQTFSDFEYAHRRKTTKREEFLDSMETIIPWKDWVEMIRPYYPQGKRGRKPIEIETMLRMYLMQNWFNLSDVAMEDAIYDSYAMRKFMRLDFISQQVPDATTLLHFRHLMESHLLGEKIFHDVTRRLESAGLMMHGGTIVDATIIAAPSSTKNQTGERDPEMHQTKKGNQWYFGMKVHTGVCAGSGYVHTVTGTAANVHDINETHKLIRPDDEVAYGDSGYNGVESRKEFTEDPHLSTIEFRSNVRPSKIKTNKNYPGIQWDRAIEQRKSSVRSKVEHPFLIVKRFFGYAKVVYRGISKNLNRFNILFASANLLNCIRAKRTKEFCMG; translated from the coding sequence ATGAAGCAGCAGACTTTCAGTGATTTTGAATACGCACATCGCCGCAAGACTACAAAGAGAGAAGAGTTTCTTGATTCTATGGAAACTATCATTCCCTGGAAAGATTGGGTCGAGATGATTCGCCCCTACTATCCTCAGGGAAAACGCGGCAGAAAGCCCATCGAAATTGAAACAATGCTTCGGATGTACCTGATGCAAAATTGGTTTAACCTCTCCGATGTTGCAATGGAAGACGCCATCTATGACAGTTATGCCATGCGCAAATTCATGCGGCTGGACTTCATCTCGCAGCAAGTGCCTGACGCAACCACGCTTCTTCACTTTCGCCATTTAATGGAAAGCCATCTCTTGGGGGAGAAGATCTTTCATGATGTCACCAGACGCTTGGAATCTGCCGGACTAATGATGCATGGCGGCACCATCGTGGATGCCACCATTATTGCAGCCCCCAGTTCTACCAAGAACCAGACGGGAGAACGAGACCCTGAGATGCACCAGACAAAGAAAGGCAATCAGTGGTACTTTGGGATGAAGGTTCATACCGGAGTTTGCGCCGGCAGTGGGTATGTCCATACAGTCACAGGGACTGCGGCCAATGTCCATGACATAAACGAGACACACAAACTGATTCGTCCCGATGATGAAGTAGCTTACGGAGATTCCGGCTATAATGGAGTCGAGTCAAGAAAAGAATTCACCGAGGATCCGCACTTATCTACTATTGAATTTCGCAGCAATGTTCGCCCTTCCAAGATCAAGACCAATAAGAACTATCCCGGGATCCAGTGGGACCGGGCAATTGAACAACGCAAATCATCCGTTCGAAGCAAAGTGGAGCACCCATTTTTGATCGTCAAACGGTTCTTTGGTTATGCCAAAGTAGTTTATCGGGGGATCAGCAAAAATTTGAATAGATTCAACATCTTGTTTGCCAGCGCCAATTTGTTGAATTGTATTCGTGCAAAACGAACGAAAGAATTCTGCATGGGATAA
- a CDS encoding YlbF family regulator has translation MTNVHDKAHELASAMKQDETVIAYREAVQKIEQDEAKKRMVEDFRSVQFAAYQDKMTTGEVSAKTKEQMENLVSVITLNPEISSYLEIEQRFSILFNDIMKIINEAIGVDIIG, from the coding sequence ATGACCAACGTACATGATAAGGCCCATGAACTGGCCAGCGCCATGAAGCAGGACGAGACGGTGATCGCCTACCGCGAAGCCGTTCAGAAAATTGAGCAGGATGAAGCCAAGAAACGGATGGTGGAAGATTTCCGCTCCGTCCAGTTTGCCGCTTATCAGGATAAAATGACCACTGGAGAAGTATCTGCCAAGACCAAAGAGCAGATGGAGAACCTGGTTTCGGTCATCACCCTGAATCCGGAAATTTCCAGCTACCTGGAAATTGAACAGCGGTTTTCGATTCTGTTCAATGACATCATGAAAATCATCAACGAAGCCATTGGTGTTGACATCATCGGTTAA
- the typA gene encoding translational GTPase TypA codes for MYTREDIRNIAIIAHVDHGKTTLVDALLRQSHTFRENEKVAERVMDSNDLERERGITILSKNTSVKYQNHTINIVDTPGHADFGGEVERVLKMVDSVLLVVDSYEGPMPQTKFVLKKALELGHDPIVLINKIDRKDARPNEVINEVFDLFLELGASDEQCDFTVLYASAREGYASFEANEPGSDMTPVFDTILSKVKAPQGDLEGPLQLLVSTLDSSEYMGKLAIGKIERGRIRKNMNVAIMNRDGRIVKNTVSALFVNEGLKRVEAQEASLGDIVAIAGLGSVSIGDTIADAQNPEALPFMHIDEPTLSMNFMVNDSPFAGREGDFVTSRHLRDRLMREIETNVSMRVKELSPDTFEVSGRGELHLSILLETMRREGYELQVSKPSVIFKEVDGRKMEPMEYLTIDVPEEYVGPVMEKLGPRKAEMTNMTSSVNGYTRLEFDIPARGLIGFRNEFMTDTRGNGIMNHVFKGYGPYKGDIQERSRGSLVVFETGEAITYGLFNAQERGTLFINAGMEVYAGMICGECSRAEDIEVNVCKKKHLSNTRSSGSDEALKLTTPRVMSLENCLEFVNNDELVEITPKTIRMRKRILDTTMRKRAARK; via the coding sequence ATGTACACAAGAGAAGATATCAGAAATATAGCGATCATTGCCCACGTTGACCACGGCAAGACCACGCTGGTGGATGCGCTGCTGCGGCAGAGTCACACCTTCCGTGAAAATGAAAAAGTGGCCGAACGGGTCATGGATTCCAATGACCTTGAACGCGAACGCGGCATTACGATCCTGAGCAAGAACACATCCGTAAAATACCAGAATCATACCATCAATATCGTGGATACCCCCGGCCATGCCGATTTCGGCGGAGAGGTCGAGCGCGTCCTGAAGATGGTCGACTCCGTACTCCTGGTCGTGGATTCCTATGAAGGACCGATGCCGCAGACGAAGTTCGTCTTGAAGAAGGCTCTGGAACTGGGACACGATCCCATCGTTCTGATCAATAAGATTGACCGCAAGGATGCCCGCCCCAACGAAGTCATCAACGAAGTCTTTGACCTGTTCCTGGAACTGGGCGCATCGGACGAGCAGTGCGACTTCACGGTCCTTTATGCCTCGGCCCGGGAAGGCTATGCCAGCTTTGAAGCCAATGAGCCGGGAAGTGACATGACGCCCGTATTCGATACGATCCTGAGCAAGGTCAAAGCGCCCCAGGGCGACCTGGAAGGCCCGCTTCAGCTTCTTGTTTCCACCCTGGACTCCTCCGAGTACATGGGCAAGCTGGCCATCGGCAAGATTGAACGGGGTCGCATCCGCAAGAACATGAATGTGGCGATCATGAACCGGGATGGTCGGATCGTCAAAAATACCGTGTCCGCTCTGTTTGTCAATGAGGGACTCAAGCGCGTGGAAGCCCAGGAAGCCAGCCTTGGCGACATTGTTGCCATTGCCGGCCTTGGCAGCGTCAGCATCGGAGATACCATTGCCGACGCTCAGAATCCGGAAGCACTGCCCTTCATGCACATCGACGAGCCGACGCTGTCCATGAACTTCATGGTCAACGACTCGCCCTTTGCCGGACGGGAAGGCGATTTTGTTACGTCCCGCCATCTGCGCGACCGCCTGATGCGTGAGATCGAGACCAATGTATCCATGCGCGTGAAGGAACTCTCGCCGGATACTTTTGAAGTGTCAGGCCGCGGAGAACTGCATCTGTCCATTCTTCTGGAAACCATGCGCCGCGAAGGCTATGAACTGCAGGTTTCCAAGCCGTCCGTTATCTTCAAGGAAGTAGACGGCAGAAAAATGGAGCCCATGGAATATCTGACCATCGACGTACCGGAAGAATACGTCGGGCCGGTCATGGAAAAGCTCGGACCGCGCAAGGCTGAGATGACCAACATGACTTCCTCGGTCAATGGCTATACCCGCCTGGAATTCGATATTCCGGCCCGCGGCCTCATCGGCTTCCGGAATGAATTCATGACGGACACCCGGGGCAACGGCATCATGAACCATGTGTTCAAGGGCTACGGTCCTTACAAGGGTGACATTCAGGAACGCTCGCGCGGTTCACTGGTCGTGTTTGAAACCGGCGAAGCCATTACCTACGGACTGTTCAACGCTCAGGAACGCGGTACGCTCTTCATCAACGCGGGTATGGAAGTCTATGCCGGCATGATCTGCGGCGAATGCTCCCGGGCCGAGGACATTGAAGTCAATGTCTGCAAGAAAAAGCACCTGTCCAACACCCGGTCTTCGGGTTCGGACGAGGCGCTGAAACTCACCACTCCCCGAGTCATGAGCCTGGAAAATTGTCTGGAGTTCGTCAATAACGATGAACTGGTTGAAATTACCCCGAAAACCATTCGCATGAGAAAACGGATCCTTGATACGACCATGCGCAAGCGGGCTGCCCGGAAATAG
- a CDS encoding U32 family peptidase, which translates to MNRNTKPELLAPAGSLSKLKVAIDYGADAVYLGGNRLNLRAFADNFSDAEMQEGIEYAHSRGRKVYMTLNVFPHNEDLEGLEDYLRSVRDLGIDALIVSDPGIIMTCREVIPEMELHLSTQANNVNYRSAMFWHQNGVKRIVLARELTLEEIRDLIARTPDTLEIEAFVHGSMCMAYSGRCLLSSYMVGRDANRGECAQPCRYKYYLVEEKRLDQPMEILEDERGTYIMNSKDLCMIQHIPELMESGIVSFKIEGRMKSEYYVAAIVKAYRAAMDAYLADPANYRYDPKWMELLEKVSHRKYHTGFYFGRGNSQIYESSTYVRDYDIVAAVVRREADGRYFMHEKNRIFPNTEVEVLRAKGDVFRTTLTNFRDVEGSPIEVANKAAMYFSCDCPDQLEAGDLIIQTTGEVKYVF; encoded by the coding sequence ATGAATCGAAATACGAAACCTGAACTTCTGGCTCCAGCCGGAAGCCTGTCCAAATTAAAAGTTGCGATCGACTACGGCGCCGACGCGGTCTACCTGGGCGGAAACCGCCTGAATCTGCGGGCTTTTGCCGACAATTTCTCCGATGCGGAGATGCAGGAAGGCATCGAGTACGCTCACAGCCGGGGGCGCAAGGTCTACATGACGCTGAACGTGTTCCCGCACAACGAAGATCTCGAGGGGCTGGAGGACTACCTGCGCAGCGTCCGGGACCTGGGCATCGATGCCCTGATTGTGTCGGACCCGGGCATCATCATGACCTGCCGGGAAGTCATTCCCGAGATGGAGCTCCATCTGTCCACCCAGGCTAACAACGTCAACTACCGTTCTGCCATGTTCTGGCACCAAAACGGAGTGAAACGGATCGTTCTGGCCCGGGAGCTGACCCTGGAGGAAATCCGCGATCTCATTGCCAGAACGCCGGATACGCTGGAAATTGAAGCCTTTGTGCATGGCTCCATGTGCATGGCCTACTCCGGCCGCTGCCTGTTGTCCAGCTACATGGTGGGCCGTGACGCCAATCGCGGCGAATGCGCCCAGCCCTGCCGCTACAAGTACTACCTGGTCGAAGAAAAGCGGCTGGATCAGCCGATGGAAATTCTCGAAGACGAACGGGGCACCTACATCATGAACTCCAAGGACCTGTGCATGATCCAGCACATTCCCGAGCTGATGGAATCCGGCATTGTATCCTTCAAGATCGAGGGCCGGATGAAGTCTGAGTATTATGTCGCAGCCATCGTCAAGGCCTATCGCGCCGCCATGGATGCCTATCTGGCCGACCCGGCCAATTACCGCTATGACCCCAAATGGATGGAACTGCTGGAAAAGGTCAGCCACCGCAAGTACCATACCGGCTTCTACTTTGGCCGCGGCAACTCGCAGATCTATGAATCCTCGACCTATGTCCGGGATTATGACATCGTCGCTGCCGTTGTCCGCCGGGAAGCGGACGGACGCTATTTCATGCATGAGAAGAACCGCATCTTCCCCAATACGGAAGTGGAGGTGCTGCGCGCCAAAGGCGATGTCTTCCGGACGACGCTCACCAATTTCCGGGATGTAGAGGGCAGCCCCATTGAAGTAGCCAACAAGGCGGCCATGTATTTCAGCTGCGACTGCCCGGATCAGCTGGAAGCAGGGGATCTGATCATTCAGACCACCGGCGAAGTGAAATACGTGTTTTAA
- a CDS encoding DUF1292 domain-containing protein, producing the protein MENTTDLIVLSGEDGETFEVEVIDRVEVEGQEYFIVRPVEEEDVYTALRVDLDDDGNEVFTVVEDDEELNAVEEAYSLALIDEEEI; encoded by the coding sequence ATGGAAAACACCACCGATTTAATCGTATTGTCCGGAGAAGACGGCGAAACCTTTGAAGTGGAAGTCATTGACCGCGTGGAAGTGGAAGGACAGGAATACTTTATTGTCAGACCCGTGGAAGAAGAGGATGTTTATACCGCGCTGCGGGTAGACCTTGATGATGACGGCAATGAGGTCTTTACGGTCGTCGAGGACGACGAGGAACTGAACGCAGTGGAAGAGGCTTACAGCCTGGCTTTAATTGACGAGGAAGAGATTTAA
- the ruvX gene encoding Holliday junction resolvase RuvX: MRVLSLDVGDRRIGVAVSDPTGFLATGLGVIKRDGSPQGNIAAVQQVLEQIKAYDVRLVVAGLPKNMDGTVGFQARKVLDFIEELKKVWDGEVLTWDERLTTVSAHMVMAQKKTKINQRKNDVDKIAACFILQGFLDSIEFKKRKEQDQSR, encoded by the coding sequence ATGAGAGTATTGAGTCTTGATGTGGGCGATCGCCGCATCGGTGTCGCCGTTTCGGATCCCACCGGTTTTCTGGCCACGGGTCTTGGCGTCATTAAACGGGATGGGTCCCCCCAGGGCAATATTGCCGCTGTCCAGCAGGTGCTGGAGCAGATCAAGGCGTACGATGTCAGGCTCGTGGTAGCCGGACTGCCGAAGAACATGGACGGCACCGTCGGCTTCCAGGCCAGGAAAGTTCTGGATTTTATTGAAGAACTGAAAAAAGTCTGGGACGGCGAGGTCCTGACCTGGGATGAACGGCTGACTACGGTCAGCGCTCATATGGTCATGGCTCAGAAAAAAACCAAAATCAACCAGCGCAAGAATGATGTCGACAAGATCGCTGCCTGCTTTATCCTGCAGGGCTTTCTAGACTCCATAGAATTCAAAAAGCGGAAAGAACAGGACCAGTCGCGCTAA
- a CDS encoding Zn-dependent hydrolase, with product MLKINQERLGRRLEELAQFGGSEQGMNRFSYTKEEKDAQNYLKEVFAALGMTVTEDPLGNLFARYEGLNPELKPIVTGSHIDSVRNGGRYDGNLGVLGALEAVQCLHEQGIRLNHPIVIFISKDEEGTRFGSTMFGTEAMLGALPAEFLDRTDRDGITLRQAMTDAGYDPQGIFNSKVEPGSYAAYLELHIEQARVLETMQIPIGIVTGIAGPLWFAVNIKGQAGHAGSTPMRIRHDPMVAAARLIDQCDRIARQFQDTVATTGYIKADPGTTNVIPAQVDFTIDLRDVSMADRDQAEAEIKAAARLLEEKMGVTIEFSDRVRTPSVLCNDALMNVIEETAGEFSLPSLRMPSGACHDAMHFGPLCPIGMIFVPSVNGYSHRADEYTPLEDCANGANVLLNTLVKADALV from the coding sequence ATGTTGAAAATCAATCAGGAACGGTTGGGACGACGCCTGGAGGAACTGGCACAGTTCGGAGGAAGCGAGCAGGGGATGAACCGCTTTTCCTACACCAAGGAAGAGAAAGATGCGCAGAATTACCTCAAAGAAGTATTTGCCGCTCTGGGCATGACGGTGACGGAAGATCCGCTCGGGAATCTGTTTGCCCGCTATGAAGGACTCAATCCGGAGCTGAAGCCCATCGTCACGGGATCGCACATCGACTCCGTGCGCAACGGCGGCCGCTACGACGGCAACCTGGGCGTCCTCGGCGCGCTGGAGGCAGTCCAGTGTCTCCATGAGCAGGGGATTCGACTGAATCACCCCATTGTGATCTTTATTTCCAAGGATGAAGAGGGCACCCGGTTTGGTTCCACCATGTTCGGAACCGAAGCTATGCTCGGAGCCCTCCCGGCAGAATTCCTTGACCGCACCGACCGGGACGGCATCACGCTGCGCCAGGCCATGACCGACGCCGGCTATGATCCCCAGGGCATTTTCAACTCGAAAGTAGAGCCAGGCAGCTACGCCGCCTATCTCGAACTTCATATCGAACAGGCCCGTGTTCTGGAAACCATGCAGATTCCCATCGGTATTGTCACCGGTATCGCCGGACCGCTCTGGTTTGCTGTCAACATTAAAGGACAGGCCGGCCACGCCGGATCAACCCCCATGCGGATCCGCCACGATCCGATGGTTGCGGCCGCCCGCCTGATTGATCAATGCGACCGCATCGCACGCCAGTTCCAGGACACCGTCGCCACCACCGGGTACATTAAGGCAGACCCGGGAACGACCAACGTCATTCCGGCTCAGGTGGACTTTACCATCGATCTGCGGGACGTCAGTATGGCAGACCGTGATCAGGCGGAAGCCGAGATCAAGGCGGCGGCACGACTTCTGGAGGAAAAAATGGGCGTGACCATCGAGTTCAGTGACCGTGTGCGCACCCCGTCGGTCCTGTGCAACGACGCTCTGATGAATGTCATCGAAGAGACCGCCGGCGAGTTCTCGCTGCCCAGCCTGCGGATGCCGTCGGGCGCCTGCCACGATGCCATGCACTTTGGACCACTCTGTCCCATCGGCATGATTTTTGTGCCCTCCGTCAACGGCTACAGCCACCGGGCGGATGAATACACTCCGCTGGAAGACTGCGCCAACGGCGCCAATGTGCTGCTGAATACTCTGGTTAAGGCTGACGCCCTGGTCTAA